From Streptomyces yatensis, one genomic window encodes:
- a CDS encoding small secreted protein: MNKKLVAALSGGAALVLALSGCGGGDEDKKVDDWAKSVCDEVQPQLKKIQGANTAIQGAADEQDSKKLQQTDSKAFQEISESYGALAKAVNKAGPPPVDNGDKTQQQAVKELNATSGAYTKLKTSVDKLDTSDKSKFAQGLKGVADELDKLSKSGDQALQKLQEGKVGSAMAKQSGCQKPKTAGGATAQS, translated from the coding sequence GTGAACAAGAAGCTTGTGGCTGCACTGTCCGGCGGTGCGGCGCTCGTACTGGCGCTGAGCGGCTGCGGGGGCGGCGATGAGGACAAGAAGGTCGACGACTGGGCCAAGTCGGTCTGTGACGAGGTGCAGCCTCAGCTGAAGAAGATCCAGGGCGCCAACACCGCGATCCAGGGTGCCGCCGACGAGCAGGACTCCAAGAAGCTGCAGCAGACGGACTCCAAGGCGTTCCAGGAGATCTCCGAGTCCTACGGGGCACTCGCCAAGGCCGTGAACAAGGCGGGCCCCCCGCCCGTCGACAACGGGGACAAGACCCAGCAGCAGGCGGTCAAGGAGCTCAACGCCACCTCGGGGGCGTACACGAAGCTCAAGACGTCCGTCGACAAGCTGGACACCTCGGACAAGTCCAAGTTCGCCCAGGGGCTCAAGGGCGTCGCCGACGAGCTCGACAAGCTCAGCAAGTCGGGTGACCAGGCCCTGCAGAAGCTGCAGGAAGGAAAGGTCGGCTCGGCGATGGCCAAGCAGTCCGGCTGCCAGAAGCCGAAGACGGCCGGCGGTGCCACGGCGCAGTCCTGA
- a CDS encoding DUF7059 domain-containing protein: protein MSTHQPPFRLPVADPERTARLREALSAASFTADGLLDLLGSSAYAALARGETVPALRATRGESSPLETLVRLFLLQRPVAYGRAAAALPAEDCLADGWLVREGDEVRASVDVRPYGGPEGQDWWIVSDLGCAVGGAGGIGGPGGARGREDRSRLVLGVGGASTTLAGLTVPAPVGRVLDLGTGSGIQALHAGRHATRVTATDRNPRALAIARLTLALSGAPEPDLREGSLFEPVGDETYDLIVSNPPFVISPRSPEGSELVYREGGMSGDDLCRTLVQQSAGHLADGGWCQLLANWQHVEGEDWRERVASWVPSGCDAWIVQREVQDVTQYTELWLRDAGEHLAGPEAYAARYDAWLDEFEARKTKAVGFGWITLRKSGADRPSVTVEEWPHPVEQPLGGEVMAHFDRQDFLRTHDDAALLTAGFRLADEVVQEQVGPPGAEDPEHVVLRQYRGMRRATTVDTVGAGFAGVCDGTLSAGRILDAIAQLLGEDPVVLRDRTPQSIRLLVEQGFLRPVGDDGIDAR from the coding sequence GTGAGTACGCACCAGCCTCCGTTCCGCCTCCCCGTCGCCGACCCCGAGCGCACCGCCCGCCTTCGTGAGGCGCTGTCGGCCGCCTCCTTCACCGCCGATGGTCTGCTGGATCTGCTCGGTTCGTCCGCCTACGCGGCCCTGGCGCGCGGCGAGACCGTCCCGGCGCTGCGCGCCACCAGGGGCGAGAGCAGCCCGCTGGAGACCCTGGTGCGGCTCTTTCTGCTGCAGCGCCCCGTGGCGTACGGGCGGGCGGCCGCGGCCCTGCCGGCCGAGGACTGCCTCGCCGACGGCTGGCTGGTGCGCGAGGGCGACGAGGTGCGCGCGAGCGTGGATGTGCGGCCTTACGGCGGCCCCGAGGGCCAGGACTGGTGGATCGTCTCCGACCTGGGCTGCGCGGTCGGCGGCGCCGGAGGGATCGGCGGCCCGGGCGGCGCGCGCGGCCGTGAGGACCGCTCCCGGCTCGTCCTCGGGGTCGGCGGCGCCTCCACCACGCTCGCCGGTCTCACCGTGCCCGCGCCCGTGGGCCGGGTTCTGGACCTCGGCACCGGTTCCGGTATCCAGGCGCTGCACGCGGGCCGCCACGCCACCCGTGTCACCGCCACGGACCGCAATCCGCGCGCCCTGGCCATCGCCCGGCTGACCCTCGCCCTGTCCGGGGCGCCGGAGCCGGATCTGCGGGAGGGGTCGCTGTTCGAGCCGGTCGGGGACGAGACGTACGACCTGATCGTCTCCAACCCGCCCTTTGTGATCTCCCCCCGCTCCCCGGAGGGCAGCGAGCTGGTCTACCGGGAGGGCGGAATGTCCGGGGACGACCTGTGCCGCACGCTCGTCCAGCAGTCCGCCGGGCATCTCGCCGACGGCGGCTGGTGTCAGCTGCTGGCGAACTGGCAGCACGTCGAGGGGGAGGACTGGCGCGAGCGGGTGGCCTCCTGGGTCCCGTCCGGCTGTGACGCCTGGATCGTGCAGCGCGAGGTGCAGGACGTCACCCAGTACACCGAGCTGTGGCTGCGCGACGCCGGTGAGCATCTGGCCGGCCCCGAGGCGTACGCGGCGCGCTACGACGCGTGGCTGGACGAATTCGAGGCGCGGAAGACCAAGGCCGTCGGCTTCGGCTGGATCACCCTGCGCAAGTCCGGTGCCGACCGGCCGTCGGTGACCGTGGAGGAGTGGCCCCATCCGGTCGAGCAGCCGCTGGGCGGCGAGGTCATGGCCCACTTCGACCGCCAGGACTTCCTGCGCACGCACGACGACGCGGCGCTGCTGACCGCCGGCTTCCGGCTGGCGGACGAGGTCGTCCAGGAGCAGGTGGGCCCGCCCGGGGCCGAGGACCCCGAGCATGTGGTGCTCAGGCAGTACCGGGGGATGCGGCGCGCGACGACGGTGGACACGGTCGGGGCGGGCTTCGCCGGCGTGTGCGACGGCACACTGAGCGCGGGCCGGATCCTGGACGCCATCGCCCAGCTGCTCGGGGAGGACCCGGTGGTGCTGCGCGACCGCACCCCGCAGTCCATCCGGCTCCTGGTCGAGCAGGGATTTCTGCGGCCGGTCGGCGACGACGGCATAGACGCGCGATGA
- the topA gene encoding type I DNA topoisomerase, whose protein sequence is MSPTTSETAQGGRRLVIVESPAKAKTIKGYLGPGYVVEASVGHIRDLPNGAAEVPDKYTGEVRRLGVDVEHDFQPVYVVNSDKKSQVKKLKELLADSDELFLATDEDREGEAIAWHLQEVLKPKVPVRRMVFHEITKDAIRAAVANPRELNQRLVDAQETRRILDRLYGYEVSPVLWKKVMRGLSAGRVQSVATRLVVERERERIAFRSAEYWDLTGTFATGRAGDVSDPGTFGARLTAVDGLRVAQGRDFTSLGRLKDGVNVLQLDEAGARSLATALADTAFTVRSVESKPYRRSPYAPFRTTTLQQEASRKLGFGAKATMQVAQKLYENGYITYMRTDSTVLSDTAVTAARAQVTQLYGADYLPDKPRTYAGKVKNAQEAHEAIRPSGDRFRTPAETGLTGDQFRLYELIWKRTVASQMKDAIGNSVTVKIAGQASDGRDAEFSASGKTITFHGFMKAYVEGADDPNAELDDRERRLPQVTEGDRLSAEEITADGHATKPPARYTEASLVKELEEREIGRPSTYATILGTILDRGYVFKKGTALVPSFLSFAVVNLLEKHFGRLVDYDFTAKMEDDLDRIARGEAEAVPWLKRFYFGEGAQAGAAEAGNGDGDHLGGLKELVTDLGAIDAREISSFPVGDGIVLRVGRYGPYVERPTEIEGGTGRRADVPDDMPPDELTVEYAEELLAKPSGEFELGPDPETGRMIVAKDGRYGPYVTEVLPEDTPKSGKNAVKPRTASLLKSMSLDTVTLEDALKLMSLPRVVGTDPEGVEITAQNGRYGPYLKKGTDSRSLESEEQLFTITLEQALAIYAQPKQRGRAAAKPPLKELGTDPVSERPVVVKDGRFGPYVTDGETNATLRRDDDVETITPERGYELLAEKRAKGPAKKTAKKTAAKKTAAKKTATKTAAKKTAAKKTTAKKTTAKTAAKKTAAAKKSSANAE, encoded by the coding sequence TTGTCCCCGACCACCAGCGAGACCGCACAGGGCGGCCGCCGACTCGTCATCGTCGAGTCGCCTGCCAAGGCGAAGACGATTAAGGGCTACCTCGGCCCGGGCTACGTGGTCGAGGCCAGCGTCGGGCACATCCGGGACCTGCCGAACGGTGCGGCCGAGGTCCCCGACAAGTACACCGGCGAGGTCCGGCGGCTCGGCGTGGACGTCGAGCACGACTTCCAGCCCGTCTATGTGGTCAACTCCGACAAGAAGAGCCAGGTCAAGAAGCTCAAGGAGCTGCTCGCCGACTCCGACGAGCTCTTCCTGGCCACCGATGAGGACCGCGAGGGCGAGGCCATCGCCTGGCACCTCCAGGAGGTCCTCAAGCCCAAGGTCCCGGTGCGCCGGATGGTCTTCCACGAGATCACCAAGGACGCCATCCGGGCCGCCGTGGCCAACCCGCGCGAGCTGAACCAGCGCCTGGTGGACGCCCAGGAGACCCGCCGCATCCTCGACCGCCTCTACGGCTACGAGGTCTCGCCGGTCCTGTGGAAGAAGGTCATGCGCGGCCTGTCCGCGGGCCGGGTCCAGTCCGTCGCCACCCGTCTCGTCGTCGAGCGCGAGCGCGAGCGCATCGCCTTCCGCTCCGCCGAGTACTGGGACCTCACCGGCACCTTTGCCACCGGCCGGGCCGGTGACGTCAGCGACCCCGGCACCTTCGGTGCCCGCCTTACCGCCGTCGACGGCCTCCGGGTCGCCCAGGGGCGCGACTTCACCTCGCTCGGCCGGCTCAAGGACGGCGTGAACGTCCTGCAGCTGGACGAGGCCGGTGCCCGCTCCCTGGCCACGGCCCTCGCCGACACCGCCTTCACGGTGCGCTCGGTCGAGTCCAAGCCGTACCGCCGCTCGCCGTACGCGCCGTTCCGTACGACGACCCTGCAGCAGGAGGCCAGCCGCAAGCTGGGCTTCGGGGCCAAGGCCACCATGCAGGTCGCGCAGAAGCTGTATGAGAACGGCTACATCACCTATATGCGTACGGACTCCACCGTCCTGTCGGACACGGCGGTCACGGCGGCCCGGGCGCAGGTCACGCAGCTGTACGGCGCCGACTACCTGCCCGACAAGCCGCGCACCTACGCGGGCAAGGTCAAGAACGCCCAGGAGGCGCACGAGGCCATCCGCCCCTCGGGAGACCGTTTCCGCACCCCGGCGGAGACCGGCCTCACGGGCGACCAGTTCCGGCTCTACGAGCTGATCTGGAAGCGGACCGTCGCCTCCCAGATGAAGGACGCGATCGGCAACTCGGTCACCGTCAAGATCGCCGGGCAGGCGAGCGACGGCCGGGACGCCGAGTTCTCCGCCTCCGGTAAGACGATCACCTTCCACGGCTTCATGAAGGCCTACGTGGAGGGCGCCGACGACCCGAACGCCGAGCTCGACGACCGCGAGCGCCGGCTGCCGCAGGTCACCGAGGGCGACCGGCTCTCCGCCGAGGAGATCACCGCCGACGGCCACGCGACCAAGCCCCCGGCCCGCTACACCGAGGCGTCGCTGGTCAAGGAGCTCGAAGAGCGCGAGATCGGCCGCCCCTCGACCTACGCCACGATCCTGGGCACCATCCTCGACCGCGGCTACGTCTTCAAGAAGGGCACCGCGCTCGTGCCCTCCTTCCTGAGCTTCGCCGTGGTCAACCTGCTGGAGAAGCACTTCGGCCGGCTGGTCGACTACGACTTCACCGCCAAGATGGAGGACGACCTCGACCGCATCGCGCGCGGCGAGGCCGAGGCCGTGCCGTGGCTGAAGCGCTTCTACTTCGGCGAGGGCGCGCAGGCCGGCGCCGCCGAGGCCGGGAACGGCGACGGCGACCACCTCGGCGGCCTCAAGGAGCTGGTCACCGACCTGGGCGCGATCGACGCCCGGGAGATCTCGTCCTTCCCCGTGGGCGACGGCATCGTGCTGCGCGTCGGCCGCTACGGGCCGTACGTCGAGCGCCCGACGGAGATCGAGGGCGGCACCGGCCGGCGCGCCGACGTCCCCGACGACATGCCGCCGGACGAGCTGACCGTGGAGTACGCGGAGGAACTGCTCGCCAAGCCGAGCGGTGAGTTCGAGCTGGGCCCCGACCCCGAGACCGGTCGCATGATCGTGGCCAAGGACGGCCGCTACGGCCCGTACGTCACCGAGGTGCTCCCCGAGGACACTCCCAAGAGCGGTAAGAACGCCGTCAAGCCGCGCACCGCGTCCCTCCTGAAGTCGATGTCCCTGGACACGGTGACCCTGGAGGACGCGCTCAAGCTGATGTCGCTGCCGCGGGTGGTCGGCACCGACCCCGAGGGTGTGGAGATCACCGCGCAGAACGGCCGCTACGGCCCGTACCTGAAGAAGGGCACGGACTCGCGGTCGCTGGAGAGCGAGGAGCAGCTCTTCACCATCACGCTCGAGCAGGCGCTGGCGATCTACGCCCAGCCCAAGCAGCGGGGCCGGGCCGCGGCCAAGCCGCCGCTGAAGGAGCTGGGCACCGACCCGGTCAGCGAGCGGCCCGTGGTGGTGAAGGACGGCCGCTTCGGCCCGTACGTCACGGACGGCGAGACCAACGCGACGCTGCGCCGCGACGACGACGTGGAGACCATCACGCCCGAGCGCGGCTACGAGCTGCTCGCCGAGAAGCGCGCCAAGGGCCCGGCCAAGAAGACCGCCAAGAAGACGGCGGCGAAGAAGACCGCGGCCAAGAAGACGGCGACCAAGACGGCCGCCAAGAAGACCGCGGCGAAGAAGACGACGGCCAAGAAGACGACCGCCAAGACCGCCGCCAAGAAGACGGCGGCGGCCAAGAAGTCGTCGGCCAACGCCGAGTAG